The following is a genomic window from Stenotrophomonas maltophilia.
GGCCGCGCGGCTGGACCCGGCGCGCATTGCCACGTTGTATGGCCAGAAGCAGGAAGAACGCCGCCTGATCCGCATGGACGAGGCGCCTGACCTGCTGGTGACCGGCCTGCAGGCTGTGGAAGACAAGGACTTCAACCGCCATCACGGCATCGACCTGTCCGGCATCGCGCGCGCGGTGTGGGTGACCGTGCGCTCCGGCGGCCAGAGCCGCCAGGGCGCGTCCACGCTGACCCAGCAGCTGGCCCGCAGCGGCCTGCTCGGCATCGGCAAGGAACAGACCGTCACCCGCAAGTTCAACGAAGTGCTGTACGCGCTGATCATGGAAGCGCGCTACGACAAGCGCACCATCTTCGAGGCCTACCTCAACCAGGTGTACCTGGGCCAGCGCGGCAGCCAGGCCATCCACGGCATGTCCTCCGGCGCCGAGTTCTGGTTTGGTCGTGACCTGCAGTCACTGGAAACCGAACAGATCGCACTGCTGATCGGCCTGGTGAAGGGGCCGTCGTTCTACGATCCGCGACGCAACCCCGAGCGCGCGCTGGACCGCCGCAACTTCGTGCTGGGCAAGCTGCACGAGGCGACACTGATCGACGATGCCGAGTACCAGCGCGCCCTGAAGGCGCCGCTGGGCGTGCCCAAGACACCGGGCCTGGTTGCGGCCAACCGCTTCCCGGCCTATGTGGATCTGGTCCGCCGCCAGCTGGGCCATGACTATCCGGAATCGGCGCTGCAGGGCGCCGGCCTGAGCGTGATGAGCGGCATGTCACCGTCTGCCCAGGCCTATGCCGAAGGTGCGGTGACCCGTACCGTCAAATCGCTGGAGAGCAAGCGTCGGCCCGAACTGCAGGCCGGCATGGTGCTGACCGACGTGCACAACGGTGATGTGCTGGCGGTGATCGGCAGCCGTGAGGTCTCCGAGGTCGGCTTCAACCGCGCGATCGAAGCGCAGCGTCCGGTGGGTTCGCTGCTCAAGCCGTTCGTGTACCTGCTGGCGCTGGCGCAGCCGGACCGCTATTCGCTGGCCAGCTGGGTCGACGATTCGCCGGTGACGGTGCAGCTCGGCCGTGGCCGCAACTGGAGCCCGGGCAACGCGGACAACCGCAGCCATGGCACCGTGCGCCTGATCGATGCGCTGGCCCATTCCTACAACCAGGCCACGGTGCGGGTGGGCATGCAGGTCGGCCCCGAACGCGTGACCCAGCTGATCCACGTGCTGGCCGGCATCAAGGCCGAGGCGAACCCCGCGGTGATCCTCGGCTCTACCGACCAGAGCCCGTACGCGATGGCGCAGCTGTACCAGTTCCTGGCGTCCGGCGGCGAGATCCAGCCGCTGCATGCGGTGCGTGGCGTGCTCGATCCGCAGGGCAAGCTGCTCAAGCGTTATGACAAGACCCCGGCGCCGGCACAGGAAGGCGACTCGATCGCCGCCAACCTGATCAGCGTCGGCCTGCAGCAGGTGGTGTCCAGCGGTACCGCGCAGCGCCTGAATGCCGACGGGCTGGGCCGGCTGCAACCGGCCGGCAAGACCGGTACCACCAACGATGGCCGCGACAGCTGGTATGCCGGCTATACCGGCGATCATCTGGCGGTGATCTGGATCGGCAATGACCAGAACGAGCAGGCCGGGCTGTATGGCGCCACCGGCGCGATGCGGGTGTGGTCGGGCATCTTCCAGCGCCTGCCGAGCGCGCCGTTGCGGGTCAGCAACAAGGGGCTGGACTGGCAGCCGGTGGCGGCCACGGGCATCAACAGCACCGACGACGGTTGCCCCGGCGCACGCCGCTTCCCGTTCGTGGTGGGCTATGCGCCCGCCTATGCGCCGTGTGCGCCCGCCGTTTCGCCCGAGGCCCAGGAGGGTGCCGAAGGTGAGGGCGGGGGCTGGCGCAGCTGGTTCGGCCTGGATCGCAAGCCGGATCCGCCCGCAGAACCTGCCGCAGCCCCGGCTGCGGCCACTCCCCCTCCGAGCCGATGAAACCGATGAACATCCGAAACCTGTTGCACCCGCTGTCCGTGGCTGGACTCAGCCTGGCCCTGGCTGCCTGCGTGAGCAGCGCACCTCCGGTGGTCAAGCCGGTCGCCACCACCACCCCGGCGCAGCGACTGGCGGCGGTCGAGGCGGCGGCGGGTCCGGACGACAAGGAGTTGTCGGTGCAACCGCTGCGTGATTCGCAGGTGGAGGATCTGCGCTTGACCGCACAGGCACAGCGCCAGGCGAGCGATCTGGCCGGTGCGGCCAGCAGCCTGGACCATGCGTTGCAGATCGTGGCCGACGACCCGGCAGTGCTGCAGGAGCGTGCCGAGCTGGCGCTGCTGCAGGGCCAGTGGGCGCAGGCGGAGACATTTGCGCGCAAGGCGGTGGATCTGGGTTCGAAGACCGGTCCGTTGTGCCGCCGGCACTGGGCGACGATCGAGCAGTCGCGCCTGGCGCGCGGCGAGAAGGAGAACGCGGTGTCGGCGCATGCGCAGATTGAAGGTTGCACGGTGCCGGGGATCAAGCGGTACTGAATTTCCAGCCAACGGCGCAGCCCCTCGTGGCTGGCTGCTTGGCCGCCGAAAGCAAAAGCTGCGCTTGGCCGGGCGGGATGGGTTCGCGGGGGACGCCGTGAACCCGTCCTTGGGGGCTTGGCCGCGGCATCCATGCCGCGGACACCCCCGCGAACCCACCCCGCCCGGCCTCTGACAGTTTCCGTGTGCTGCCAGCCACGGAAAAGAAAAAGAAAATCAAGAGCGGGTCGCGCGCTGCGCGCGCTCGCAGTAATCCATCTTCTTTTCCCGTTCCTTCCACCGCTTCCGAGCTGCCAGTAGAGCAGGCTCGACGCTACGAAGCGCGTCCCTCCGTCACCGGGAAACTGTCGAAGGCGGGTCGGGAGGGGCAGGCAGGACCGTTGGCGCCATGGATGGCGCCATCGAGCCCCCATGGATGGGTTTACGGCGTGTCCTGCCTGCCCCTCCCGACCCGCCCAGCACGTAGAAACCCAGAGCCATGAACCACGCTGTTGCCGTTGCCTTTGCTGGTGCTCTGTCTTGAAACGGGTGCCGGGCAGCGCCCGGCCGGGTATCCTTTCCCTCTGATGTCCGACCTTGTCCATGCCAGCCGCCAAGCCCTCAGCGACGGCGGCGCGCTCGCCTCGCACCTGGACGCGTTCGTTCCGCGCCCGGCCCAGCTGCGCCTCACCGAAGCCATCGCCGATGCGCTGCAGCAGCGCGACCTGCTTTTGGCCGAGGCCGGTACCGGCACCGGCAAGACCTTTGCCTATCTGGTGCCGGTGCTGTTGTCCGGCCTGCGCACCATCATCTCCACCGGCACCCGCGCGCTGCAGGACCAGCTCTACCACCGCGATCTGCCGCGTGTGCGGCAGGCACTGGGGGTCGGCCTGCGCAGTGCGCTGCTGAAGGGGCGCGCGAACTACCTGTGCCGCTATCGCCTGCAGCAGGCGCGCGGCGAACCGCGCTTTTCCAGCCCCGAACAGGCCGCGCAGTTCCAGCGCATCCTGGCCTGG
Proteins encoded in this region:
- the mrcB gene encoding penicillin-binding protein 1B translates to MPRRYDSDDIDDFDDDPQDGGPLWRRRLITWSMAAVALGLGFLIPYTLYLNQQVTQRFGELRWQIPTRVYARPLVLAPGKAMDAATLKTELAASAYRDDGQGKEPATYAVNGGRFVISSRGYNDVDGRVAPRRVELSLADGGVASLRDADSRKALKAARLDPARIATLYGQKQEERRLIRMDEAPDLLVTGLQAVEDKDFNRHHGIDLSGIARAVWVTVRSGGQSRQGASTLTQQLARSGLLGIGKEQTVTRKFNEVLYALIMEARYDKRTIFEAYLNQVYLGQRGSQAIHGMSSGAEFWFGRDLQSLETEQIALLIGLVKGPSFYDPRRNPERALDRRNFVLGKLHEATLIDDAEYQRALKAPLGVPKTPGLVAANRFPAYVDLVRRQLGHDYPESALQGAGLSVMSGMSPSAQAYAEGAVTRTVKSLESKRRPELQAGMVLTDVHNGDVLAVIGSREVSEVGFNRAIEAQRPVGSLLKPFVYLLALAQPDRYSLASWVDDSPVTVQLGRGRNWSPGNADNRSHGTVRLIDALAHSYNQATVRVGMQVGPERVTQLIHVLAGIKAEANPAVILGSTDQSPYAMAQLYQFLASGGEIQPLHAVRGVLDPQGKLLKRYDKTPAPAQEGDSIAANLISVGLQQVVSSGTAQRLNADGLGRLQPAGKTGTTNDGRDSWYAGYTGDHLAVIWIGNDQNEQAGLYGATGAMRVWSGIFQRLPSAPLRVSNKGLDWQPVAATGINSTDDGCPGARRFPFVVGYAPAYAPCAPAVSPEAQEGAEGEGGGWRSWFGLDRKPDPPAEPAAAPAAATPPPSR